One genomic segment of Flagellimonas marinaquae includes these proteins:
- a CDS encoding pyruvate dehydrogenase complex dihydrolipoamide acetyltransferase, with protein MAEVINMPRLSDTMEEGTVAKWLKNVGDKVEEGDILAEIETDKATMEFESFHEGTLLHIGIAEGDGAPVDSLLAIIGEEGEDISALLNGNTSDSAQQEETSVSAEEKPEAPAESVDVPEGVEIVTMPRLSDTMEEGTVASWLKSVGDEVEEGDILAEIETDKATMEFESFYSGTLLHIGIQEGEGAPVDSLLAIIGPKGTDVDAVLKSQASGGSSKSAPKQEAPKSEAPKIEESSNKVETPSAKDGQRIFASPLAKKIAEEKGVDLSQVKGTGDGGRIVKKDIENFKPSQTAPAAEKAGEPVAAVAPVSIPVGEESVEEVKNSTMRKVIAKRLGESKFSAPHYYLTIEVDMDNAKASRSQINGLPDTKVSFNDMVLKACAMALKKHPQVNTSWNGDTTIYKHHVHMGVAVAVDEGLVVPVIKFADQLSLTQLGSAVKDLAGRARSKKIKPDEMEGSTFTVSNLGMFGILEFTSIINQPNSAILSVGAIVDKPVVKNGEIVVGSTMKITLACDHRTVDGATGAQFLQTLRAYLENPVTMLA; from the coding sequence ATGGCAGAAGTAATCAACATGCCTAGATTGAGCGATACCATGGAAGAAGGTACCGTGGCAAAATGGCTCAAGAACGTAGGGGACAAAGTCGAAGAGGGAGATATTTTGGCCGAAATCGAAACGGACAAGGCCACAATGGAGTTTGAATCCTTTCATGAGGGAACTTTGCTTCATATCGGAATAGCGGAAGGTGATGGGGCCCCGGTTGATTCACTTTTGGCAATTATCGGTGAAGAGGGAGAAGATATTTCCGCGCTTTTGAACGGCAATACAAGTGACTCTGCACAACAGGAAGAAACTTCGGTATCAGCTGAAGAAAAACCAGAAGCTCCGGCGGAATCCGTAGATGTTCCTGAAGGAGTCGAAATTGTTACCATGCCTCGGTTGAGCGATACTATGGAAGAAGGTACCGTGGCCAGTTGGTTGAAAAGTGTTGGGGACGAAGTCGAGGAAGGAGATATTTTGGCCGAAATCGAAACGGATAAGGCCACAATGGAGTTTGAATCTTTCTATTCGGGTACACTTCTTCATATCGGTATTCAAGAAGGAGAAGGAGCGCCAGTGGATTCTTTATTGGCCATAATTGGTCCAAAAGGCACGGATGTGGACGCAGTGCTTAAATCACAAGCATCCGGAGGATCTTCAAAAAGTGCTCCAAAACAAGAAGCGCCCAAAAGCGAGGCTCCAAAAATCGAAGAATCATCAAACAAAGTAGAGACACCTTCTGCAAAAGATGGTCAGCGTATTTTTGCATCGCCATTGGCAAAAAAAATAGCCGAAGAAAAAGGTGTTGATCTTTCTCAGGTAAAAGGAACCGGAGACGGTGGTAGAATTGTAAAAAAGGATATAGAGAACTTTAAGCCATCGCAAACGGCGCCAGCTGCTGAGAAAGCCGGGGAGCCTGTCGCAGCAGTTGCCCCAGTGAGTATTCCTGTTGGTGAAGAAAGCGTTGAGGAGGTAAAAAACTCTACAATGCGCAAGGTAATAGCCAAACGATTGGGAGAGTCCAAATTCTCCGCTCCGCATTACTATCTTACCATTGAAGTGGACATGGACAATGCAAAAGCATCCCGTTCACAGATCAATGGTTTGCCGGACACAAAAGTATCTTTCAACGATATGGTGTTGAAAGCCTGTGCCATGGCACTTAAAAAACACCCACAAGTAAATACGTCTTGGAACGGTGACACCACGATCTATAAGCATCATGTGCACATGGGCGTTGCGGTGGCAGTGGACGAAGGCCTTGTTGTTCCCGTAATTAAGTTTGCCGACCAGTTGAGTTTGACCCAACTTGGTTCTGCTGTGAAGGATTTGGCAGGAAGAGCTAGAAGCAAGAAAATAAAACCGGACGAAATGGAAGGCAGCACCTTTACTGTTTCCAATTTGGGAATGTTCGGTATTCTGGAGTTCACATCAATTATAAACCAACCTAATTCGGCAATCTTGTCGGTGGGTGCCATTGTAGATAAACCAGTGGTGAAAAATGGTGAAATAGTTGTGGGCAGCACAATGAAAATTACTTTGGCCTGTGATCATAGGACCGTCGATGGGGCAACAGGGGCCCAGTTCCTTCAAACTTTGAGGGCATATTTAGAGAATCCTGTTACCATGCTTGCCTAA
- the pdhA gene encoding pyruvate dehydrogenase (acetyl-transferring) E1 component subunit alpha, whose product MKKITKEVYLKWYEDMLFWRKFEDKLAAVYIQQKVRGFLHLYNGQEAVLAGALHAMDLEKDRMITAYRNHVQPIGMGVDPRKVMAELYGKVTGTSKGMGGSMHIFSKEHRFYGGHGIVGGQIPLGAGLAFGDKYFKRDSVTLCYMGDGAVRQGSLHEAFNLAMLWQLPVVFICENNGYAMGTSVARTSYSTDIWKLGLGYEMPCGPVDGMDPAIVAKEMDKAIERARTGGGPTFLEMKTYRYRGHSMSDAQHYRTKEEVEEYKKIDPITQVKDVILEKGYASEDDLKQIDKKVKDLVKECEKFAEESDFPPKEQLYDTVYEQEDYPFLQHKL is encoded by the coding sequence ATGAAAAAAATCACCAAAGAAGTTTACCTTAAATGGTATGAGGACATGTTATTCTGGAGAAAGTTCGAGGATAAACTGGCCGCTGTATATATACAACAAAAAGTTAGGGGTTTTTTGCACCTCTACAATGGTCAAGAAGCGGTACTGGCCGGTGCATTGCACGCAATGGACCTGGAAAAGGACCGTATGATCACGGCCTACCGGAATCACGTTCAACCGATTGGTATGGGTGTTGATCCAAGAAAGGTGATGGCAGAACTCTATGGAAAAGTAACCGGTACCTCCAAAGGAATGGGCGGGTCAATGCATATCTTTTCCAAAGAACATCGTTTTTACGGTGGACATGGTATCGTAGGGGGGCAAATCCCTTTAGGTGCCGGGTTGGCCTTTGGCGACAAATATTTTAAAAGAGATTCGGTAACTTTATGTTATATGGGAGATGGTGCCGTTCGACAAGGTTCGCTCCATGAGGCATTTAACTTGGCCATGTTGTGGCAACTGCCCGTTGTTTTTATATGTGAGAACAATGGCTACGCCATGGGAACATCAGTTGCAAGAACATCTTATTCCACGGATATCTGGAAATTGGGTCTTGGGTACGAAATGCCATGTGGCCCTGTAGATGGTATGGATCCTGCAATTGTGGCCAAAGAAATGGATAAGGCCATTGAACGTGCAAGAACAGGGGGAGGCCCAACTTTCCTGGAAATGAAAACCTACCGATATCGAGGACATTCCATGTCAGATGCACAGCATTATAGAACTAAAGAAGAAGTAGAAGAGTATAAAAAGATAGATCCGATTACTCAAGTAAAAGATGTAATTCTGGAGAAAGGATATGCATCCGAGGACGACCTTAAACAAATAGATAAAAAAGTCAAGGACTTGGTAAAGGAGTGTGAAAAATTCGCGGAAGAGTCGGATTTTCCACCAAAAGAACAATTGTACGATACTGTTTACGAGCAAGAAGACTATCCATTTTTACAACATAAATTATAA
- the cdd gene encoding cytidine deaminase — protein sequence MEKKKIDFELLIYENENELSQNDKKLLEKAKEAMQNAYAPYSKFKVGAAVLLENGEVVQGNNQENASYPSGLCAERVAVFHAGATYPGVTILAVAIVASSSLHEVTVPAAPCGNCRQSMIEYEQKQKSPISIILGVPNGPVYKCASMSDILPLAFNSSFLSDS from the coding sequence ATGGAGAAAAAGAAGATTGATTTTGAACTGCTCATTTACGAGAATGAAAACGAGCTGTCACAAAACGACAAAAAATTGTTAGAAAAGGCCAAAGAGGCTATGCAGAATGCTTATGCGCCATATTCCAAGTTCAAGGTAGGTGCCGCAGTACTTTTAGAAAACGGGGAGGTTGTCCAAGGGAACAACCAAGAAAACGCTTCGTACCCTTCCGGTCTATGTGCCGAGCGGGTCGCCGTTTTCCATGCAGGTGCCACATATCCCGGGGTCACCATTCTAGCTGTTGCCATTGTAGCATCATCATCTTTGCACGAGGTTACCGTTCCAGCGGCGCCATGTGGCAATTGCCGACAATCCATGATCGAGTACGAACAAAAGCAAAAATCACCAATTTCAATAATACTTGGGGTGCCCAACGGACCTGTTTATAAATGTGCTTCCATGTCCGATATTTTGCCTTTGGCGTTCAATAGTTCATTTTTGAGCGATTCTTAA
- the porV gene encoding type IX secretion system outer membrane channel protein PorV, with amino-acid sequence MKKLLALVAMLAIAPWMSAQQERAITTAVPFLTIAADARASGMGDMGVATSFDAYSQQWNPAKYAFADQKSGVGISYTPYLETIVNDVSLLNANYYNKLNDRSAFAFGLRYFGLGEIELRQTIDQDATLVKPNEFALDGSYSLKLSQTFSMAVGGRFISSNLRFQDGAQDSQAANAFAVDIAGFFRSREIAYSNFDGRWRAGFNISNIGGSLQYDEGGQENFLPTNLKFGGGFDFIFDADNVLAINTEFNKLLVPTPRDFNGDGDITIEDNDEYQNISFFNGIFESFGDAPDGFSEELKEVTWALGAEYRFREAFMLRSGYFNESEEKGSRKFFTLGAGFKFKSAQIDLSYLFSTSQVRNPLENTLRFSLSFDFGEEFFND; translated from the coding sequence ATGAAAAAGTTACTCGCATTAGTAGCAATGCTTGCCATAGCCCCATGGATGAGCGCACAACAGGAAAGAGCGATTACAACGGCAGTACCATTTTTGACCATTGCTGCCGATGCAAGGGCATCTGGTATGGGCGATATGGGGGTAGCTACATCTTTTGATGCCTATTCACAACAATGGAACCCGGCCAAATATGCATTTGCCGATCAAAAATCGGGTGTGGGCATTAGTTATACGCCCTATCTGGAGACTATTGTAAACGATGTCTCCCTTTTAAATGCCAATTACTATAATAAGCTGAACGATAGAAGTGCTTTCGCCTTTGGACTTCGCTATTTTGGGTTGGGGGAAATTGAATTAAGACAGACCATTGATCAAGATGCTACCTTGGTAAAACCTAATGAGTTTGCATTGGATGGGTCCTACTCCCTTAAACTTAGCCAAACTTTTTCCATGGCGGTCGGGGGGCGCTTTATTAGTTCCAATCTTAGGTTCCAAGATGGTGCGCAGGATTCTCAGGCAGCAAATGCATTTGCAGTGGATATAGCCGGTTTTTTTAGGTCAAGGGAAATTGCCTACAGTAATTTTGATGGCCGATGGAGAGCAGGATTCAATATTTCAAATATTGGGGGTTCACTACAATACGATGAGGGCGGACAGGAAAACTTTTTGCCTACCAACCTTAAATTCGGAGGTGGATTTGACTTTATTTTTGATGCAGACAATGTATTGGCCATCAATACGGAGTTCAATAAATTATTGGTGCCCACCCCACGGGATTTCAATGGGGACGGCGATATTACTATTGAAGATAATGACGAGTATCAAAACATCAGTTTCTTTAACGGTATCTTCGAATCTTTTGGAGATGCACCAGATGGTTTTAGTGAGGAGTTGAAAGAGGTGACCTGGGCACTCGGAGCGGAATATCGTTTCCGGGAAGCTTTTATGCTCCGAAGTGGTTACTTTAACGAGAGTGAGGAAAAAGGCTCTAGAAAATTCTTTACTCTGGGTGCCGGATTCAAATTTAAATCGGCCCAAATAGATCTTTCTTACCTCTTTTCGACCTCACAGGTTAGAAACCCACTGGAAAACACCTTGCGATTTTCGTTATCGTTCGATTTTGGAGAGGAGTTCTTCAACGATTGA
- the gldJ gene encoding gliding motility lipoprotein GldJ yields MKKHLIKVVLSCAVVMGSFSSCKNSSSSKNVSRATGWKINAKEGGFQYNSDFKEQETPPGTVFIEGGTFTKGKVQDDVMHDWNNTPTQQHVQSFYMDETEVTNVMYLEYLDYLKEVYPPENPNYANIYQGALPDTLVWRNRLGFNETMTNNYLRHPAYAEYPVVGVNWVQATQYAEWRTDRVNEVMLEREGYLAEDAKYKVLNGDIQGTFSTEAYLNNPESVYGGQIDSLQGKQKRDSINTFAKRSSGVIMPEYRLPTETEWEYAAQALVGSREYNNYRGRKKYPWDGDYTRNGQRVGRGDQLANFKQGKGDYGGIAGWSDDGADITGQVKSYKPNDFGLYDMAGNVNEWVADVYRPIVDDEISDFNYYRGNVFMKKAIGEDGKVEILEDKIVYDTLPNGKIVAINLPGEIKEVAVTEEETYLRTNFDKSDNRGFRDGDPGSSRFFSRFSDEEDNQKMYDSPQHKVERNEDGELVRQYDESNYRTSLINNEVRVYKGGSWRDRAFWLDPAQRRYLPQYMATDDIGFRCAMSRVGSKSKSKKTVRHKKAR; encoded by the coding sequence ATGAAAAAACACTTAATCAAAGTTGTACTTTCTTGCGCCGTAGTGATGGGAAGTTTTTCAAGTTGTAAAAACTCTTCTTCATCCAAGAACGTCTCCAGAGCCACTGGTTGGAAAATCAATGCCAAAGAAGGGGGATTTCAATACAATTCGGACTTCAAAGAGCAGGAAACTCCTCCTGGAACAGTATTTATAGAGGGTGGAACATTTACCAAAGGTAAAGTTCAGGACGATGTAATGCACGATTGGAACAATACGCCGACCCAACAGCATGTGCAGTCCTTCTATATGGACGAAACAGAGGTGACCAACGTAATGTACTTGGAATATTTGGATTATTTGAAGGAAGTTTATCCTCCTGAAAACCCAAATTATGCCAACATTTATCAAGGTGCCCTACCCGATACTTTGGTATGGAGAAACCGTTTGGGCTTTAACGAAACCATGACCAACAACTACTTAAGACATCCCGCATATGCAGAATATCCCGTAGTAGGTGTAAACTGGGTACAGGCCACACAATATGCCGAGTGGAGGACCGATCGGGTAAACGAGGTTATGTTGGAGCGCGAAGGATATTTGGCGGAGGACGCCAAGTACAAAGTTTTGAATGGTGACATTCAAGGTACTTTTAGCACCGAAGCTTACCTTAACAATCCAGAATCCGTATATGGTGGGCAAATAGATTCACTTCAAGGGAAACAAAAAAGAGACTCCATAAACACTTTTGCAAAAAGAAGCAGTGGGGTAATTATGCCCGAGTACCGACTACCTACCGAAACAGAGTGGGAATATGCCGCACAGGCACTTGTTGGATCAAGGGAATACAATAACTACAGAGGTAGAAAAAAATATCCATGGGACGGCGATTACACCAGAAATGGACAACGTGTAGGACGTGGTGACCAGCTAGCCAACTTTAAACAAGGTAAAGGTGATTACGGCGGGATTGCCGGATGGTCCGATGATGGTGCCGATATAACAGGACAGGTTAAATCCTATAAACCCAACGATTTTGGACTTTACGATATGGCCGGAAACGTTAACGAATGGGTTGCCGATGTTTACCGCCCCATTGTCGATGATGAAATCAGTGACTTTAACTACTATCGTGGAAACGTTTTCATGAAAAAAGCAATCGGCGAAGATGGTAAAGTTGAAATCCTAGAGGATAAAATTGTATACGATACACTCCCTAATGGAAAAATCGTAGCCATCAACCTGCCAGGAGAGATCAAAGAAGTTGCGGTAACAGAAGAGGAAACTTATTTAAGAACCAATTTTGATAAAAGTGATAACCGTGGATTTAGGGATGGGGACCCAGGTTCCTCTAGATTCTTCAGCCGTTTTAGCGACGAAGAGGATAACCAAAAGATGTATGACTCTCCGCAGCACAAAGTGGAGCGCAACGAAGACGGGGAGCTCGTTCGCCAGTACGACGAATCCAACTACAGAACTTCTTTGATCAATAACGAAGTTCGAGTGTACAAAGGTGGATCCTGGAGAGACCGTGCATTCTGGTTAGACCCGGCACAACGTAGATATTTGCCACAATACATGGCAACGGACGATATCGGATTTAGATGTGCCATGTCCAGAGTGGGATCAAAATCCAAATCAAAGAAAACAGTACGCCATAAAAAGGCGAGATAA
- a CDS encoding UDP-N-acetylmuramoyl-tripeptide--D-alanyl-D-alanine ligase, translated as MTITELHALFLAHPTISTDTRKIKKNGLFFALKGPNFNGNAFAQDALEKGAAYAIIDDPSYKTSDRFVVCKDVLTTLQQLATFHRQYSNARIISLTGSNGKTTTKELINVVLSKKYRTIATVGNLNNHIGVPLTLLSIKEDTEIAIVEMGANHKKEIAALSSIAQPDFGYITNFGKAHLEGFGGVEGVIQGKSELYDYLIGNDKHVFFNADDGIQKEKLNAYTKKIGFSTQDHQFYKIVFLGADPYVSLEFEGKRVNTQLVGKYNFTNCCAAILMGKYFSVPLDDIKSAIASYRPQNNRSQILDKDGFSIVLDAYNANPTSMKAALENFDSMPNHPKTIIIGDMFELGSTAKEEHQAIADLAAKLHFDHIYLVGTNFFGTNTTLNKFNSFDDLKEHLLKNPLEKGNLLIKGSRGMALERVLDIL; from the coding sequence ATGACTATAACAGAATTGCACGCGCTATTTTTAGCGCACCCTACAATTTCGACGGATACACGTAAAATCAAGAAAAACGGTTTGTTTTTTGCTCTTAAAGGCCCCAATTTTAATGGAAATGCCTTTGCCCAAGATGCGTTGGAAAAAGGTGCGGCCTATGCAATTATTGATGATCCATCCTACAAAACTTCAGACCGATTTGTAGTTTGCAAAGATGTACTGACCACCTTGCAGCAATTGGCCACTTTTCACAGACAATATTCCAATGCCAGAATTATTTCTCTGACCGGAAGTAATGGAAAGACCACGACCAAGGAGCTCATTAATGTCGTGCTTTCCAAGAAATACAGGACCATCGCTACGGTGGGCAACCTTAATAACCATATCGGGGTGCCATTGACCTTGCTATCCATTAAAGAGGACACTGAAATTGCCATTGTGGAAATGGGCGCCAACCATAAAAAAGAAATTGCAGCTTTGAGCTCTATTGCCCAACCAGATTTTGGGTACATCACCAATTTTGGCAAGGCCCATCTTGAAGGGTTTGGGGGTGTCGAAGGTGTAATTCAGGGCAAGAGCGAACTATACGATTATCTTATAGGCAACGACAAACATGTTTTTTTTAATGCCGATGATGGAATCCAAAAAGAAAAACTGAATGCCTACACAAAAAAAATCGGGTTCAGCACCCAAGACCATCAATTTTACAAAATCGTGTTTTTAGGGGCCGATCCTTATGTATCCTTGGAGTTTGAAGGAAAAAGAGTAAACACACAGCTGGTAGGCAAATACAATTTTACCAATTGCTGCGCTGCCATTCTAATGGGCAAGTATTTTAGCGTTCCATTGGATGATATTAAATCGGCCATAGCATCATATAGACCGCAGAACAACCGTTCCCAAATACTTGATAAAGATGGGTTTTCCATTGTCTTGGACGCTTACAATGCAAACCCTACAAGCATGAAAGCCGCTTTGGAAAATTTTGACTCCATGCCAAATCATCCAAAAACCATAATTATCGGCGATATGTTCGAACTGGGCAGTACTGCCAAAGAGGAGCACCAGGCCATCGCTGATTTGGCCGCGAAACTACATTTTGACCATATTTATTTGGTAGGCACCAACTTTTTTGGCACCAATACGACCTTGAACAAGTTCAATTCGTTTGATGATTTAAAAGAACACCTTTTGAAAAATCCTTTAGAAAAAGGCAATTTACTGATAAAAGGCTCTCGCGGTATGGCCTTAGAACGGGTTTTGGATATTCTGTAA
- a CDS encoding 6-carboxytetrahydropterin synthase, whose product MIATICRKAHFNAAHRLHNPNWSDEKNIEVFGKCNSPSYHGHNFDLEVRIKGEVDPDTGFVMDLAELGTLIKEEVEERFDHKNLNEDCPEFANLLPTTEYFVKVIYDILKPKLKEGQLLHITLHETSKNSAEYGDWD is encoded by the coding sequence ATGATTGCCACAATTTGCAGAAAAGCCCATTTTAATGCAGCCCATAGGCTCCATAATCCTAATTGGAGCGATGAGAAGAACATAGAAGTGTTCGGAAAATGCAACAGCCCAAGTTACCATGGTCATAATTTTGATCTTGAGGTGAGAATTAAGGGCGAGGTTGATCCCGACACCGGGTTTGTAATGGATCTAGCGGAACTGGGAACATTGATCAAGGAAGAGGTCGAGGAACGTTTTGATCACAAGAACTTGAACGAGGATTGTCCTGAGTTCGCAAACCTATTGCCAACTACAGAATACTTTGTGAAAGTAATCTACGATATTCTAAAACCTAAATTAAAAGAGGGACAATTATTGCATATTACTTTGCACGAGACATCAAAGAACTCTGCGGAGTATGGAGATTGGGATTAA
- a CDS encoding metal-dependent hydrolase has product MKITYLGHATLLVEINNKKILFDPFITGNELASDIDVETLKVDYVFVTHGHQDHVLDVEAILKNNPDATLVSNFEIISWFGEKGIQGHPMNHGGKYSFDFGTAKYVNAIHSSVLPDGSNGGNPGGFVIYDESNCIYIAGDTALTKDMELIPLTCPKLDIAVLPIGDNFTMGYEDAAIASDFVGCDQVLGYHYDTFPPIKIDKTTAVEHFESKGKKLLLPGIGESINI; this is encoded by the coding sequence ATGAAAATAACCTATTTGGGCCATGCCACTTTATTGGTAGAGATCAACAACAAGAAAATTTTGTTCGACCCCTTTATCACCGGTAATGAGCTTGCGTCCGACATCGACGTTGAAACTCTTAAGGTGGATTACGTATTTGTTACACACGGCCATCAAGACCATGTTCTGGATGTTGAGGCGATTTTAAAAAACAATCCAGATGCAACCTTGGTCTCCAATTTTGAGATTATTTCTTGGTTTGGGGAAAAGGGAATACAAGGCCACCCAATGAATCACGGGGGTAAATATTCGTTTGATTTTGGGACCGCAAAATATGTAAATGCCATCCATTCCAGTGTATTGCCCGATGGAAGCAATGGAGGCAATCCCGGTGGTTTTGTAATTTATGATGAATCCAATTGCATTTATATTGCCGGGGACACGGCATTGACAAAGGATATGGAGTTAATCCCATTGACCTGTCCCAAGTTGGATATTGCGGTGCTGCCAATTGGCGATAATTTTACCATGGGTTACGAAGATGCAGCGATTGCAAGTGATTTTGTTGGCTGTGATCAGGTATTGGGCTATCATTACGATACATTCCCGCCTATAAAAATTGACAAAACAACAGCAGTGGAACACTTTGAAAGCAAGGGCAAGAAGCTGCTATTGCCCGGTATCGGGGAATCCATCAACATTTAA
- a CDS encoding calcineurin-like phosphoesterase C-terminal domain-containing protein yields MKRSTVLVILFLVQSLTAQDWQQVNGKVFLDANGNNSMDAREKGIRDVWVSNGDTFVQTDKNGSYTILVKPGQILFPILPSKYHYTETDKWWHSFFEETDTSGKFNFGLVEQQTKKRFKVLAVGDIQVGDTTEMLQAGNSVLRELVNRKDYDMSIYLGDLVNDVPTLFQPLKTMMNGNQIPMWTVYGNHDRDFSVAPQKQPNAYNRHFGPDTYAFFKNEVLFIILNSIYPEGKFGYNGIYDEHQLNFLRNILAEIEHDRPIVIAQHIPLVGMENKNDVVQLLDPFKKVLFLSGHTHTVFRNYITTPSGNTIHELTAGAVSGHWWTGQRSWEGVPLALMHCGTPKGYFEVEFNEGDYVVNYKGVGLPKTKQMSVWLGDYNDAPTSFLSKDDNIYINVYVGSDSTAIDLDINGLPVVKVEKVNELDPFVAYIKRMQKEGGTPDNLSKKSPYLRKKSNHLWKAQLPFGLKRGIHKLRIRVKDNKVRPFTEDVWFWKK; encoded by the coding sequence ATGAAGCGATCAACTGTTTTGGTGATTCTTTTTCTTGTTCAAAGTTTGACGGCCCAAGATTGGCAACAAGTAAATGGAAAGGTATTTTTAGATGCCAATGGCAATAACAGTATGGATGCCAGGGAAAAGGGGATTCGGGATGTTTGGGTTTCCAATGGCGATACTTTTGTACAGACCGATAAAAATGGATCCTATACCATATTAGTAAAGCCGGGGCAAATACTCTTTCCTATTTTACCATCCAAATACCATTATACCGAAACCGATAAATGGTGGCACAGTTTTTTTGAAGAAACGGACACCAGCGGAAAATTTAATTTTGGATTGGTTGAACAGCAAACCAAGAAACGATTTAAAGTATTGGCCGTAGGGGATATTCAGGTCGGCGATACCACGGAAATGCTTCAGGCTGGCAATTCTGTATTGCGGGAACTGGTCAATAGGAAGGATTATGATATGAGCATATATTTGGGAGACTTAGTAAATGATGTTCCTACGCTTTTTCAACCCTTGAAAACCATGATGAACGGTAACCAAATCCCGATGTGGACCGTTTATGGTAATCACGATCGTGATTTTAGTGTGGCACCCCAAAAACAACCCAATGCTTATAATCGACATTTTGGCCCGGACACTTATGCATTTTTTAAAAATGAAGTGCTTTTTATAATCTTGAATAGCATTTATCCTGAAGGTAAATTTGGATACAACGGCATTTACGATGAGCATCAACTTAACTTTTTAAGAAATATTTTAGCAGAAATAGAACATGATCGGCCTATTGTAATAGCTCAACATATACCTTTAGTGGGTATGGAAAATAAGAATGATGTAGTACAATTATTGGACCCTTTTAAAAAAGTACTTTTTTTATCCGGGCACACCCATACGGTATTTCGAAATTATATAACTACCCCATCTGGAAACACCATACATGAACTAACAGCAGGTGCTGTTTCCGGACATTGGTGGACAGGACAGCGAAGTTGGGAAGGCGTACCCCTGGCCTTAATGCATTGCGGTACCCCAAAGGGATATTTTGAAGTAGAGTTTAATGAGGGTGATTATGTTGTTAACTATAAAGGAGTGGGCCTACCTAAAACCAAACAAATGAGTGTATGGTTGGGAGATTATAATGATGCACCAACTTCATTTTTGTCTAAGGACGATAACATTTATATAAATGTGTATGTCGGTTCGGATAGCACCGCTATTGACCTGGATATAAATGGACTGCCTGTTGTAAAGGTAGAAAAGGTAAACGAGTTAGATCCTTTTGTAGCGTATATAAAACGTATGCAAAAGGAGGGTGGTACCCCCGATAATTTGAGTAAGAAGTCGCCTTATCTAAGAAAAAAATCAAATCATTTATGGAAAGCACAATTGCCATTTGGGTTAAAACGAGGTATACATAAATTACGAATAAGGGTAAAAGATAACAAAGTGAGACCGTTTACGGAAGATGTCTGGTTTTGGAAAAAATAA